The genomic region CATCATGCGTTTCTCTACAGCTGCTATTTCTGCATCGGTCCACTTGACCCTTCCCATGGCCAGCTGGGTTCCTGTTGAGAAAGGTTTGCCCAAAAAGTTTGCTAAACCAGCATCATAGACGAATGGAAAATAATATAGTTATCACATTTCAAATTCTTTAAACATTATTACACAACTTCACAATTATAATATTTCACTTTTTGGCTTACTTTTTGGCTCAACACGGATGGAACATTTTGTGTCTGAAAAACCCAGAGCAAGAagcaagaaagaaaatattAGGCTAAATAAAGTATAAACACAAAAAGTCCAGTCAAACTTCCAGTGTAaaaaattttacattttcaggatgTTCGCTAAGCCCTTTTTTGTGGAGAATTGGGGCTATCGGGTAATTTTACTCACATCTTTGCTCATTGAGAGTTGACAATGCTCCTGCCATAATCACCTCATGCCACTTGAAAGTTTGGAATTTTTCTGCAGATTCAGCAATCATCTGTTGTCCCGACTTCAGCGCGCACAATTCCACGGTCCGGGCAATGTTCAATAAGCTTTGTCCGAGTGCAAGAGCCAGTGACGGCCGGTCGTAGACTTTGTTCTCCTCATTGTAGCCAGCTACTGCTTTCACCGCCGTGATGACGTGATGCAAATTAGCCGGCAGGACAAAGTCATCAAAGCTCCTCAGGGGTGTGCACTCCCGGGCTGCAATGAGCAGCCTGGCCGAATTTCTCAATCTCTGAGAAATGGGTTTCACGCTTTTCTCATGTGACTGAAGTTTGTTAAACATCTCCTCGCCACAGAGGAGAATGTGTTGATCATTTCTCACCACTAATGAAACTTCTCCAATAGTCATACCACAGACTAATTCCCACAGACCCGTGCTGACATAGTCGGGTTTGGGACATGACATGGATTTAATATTTGACAGGATCCTTTTCCTTTCTCCGGGTTTTGGCATGTGCACTTGGGGGCACTGGGGGCAGTGTTTTATGTGTAACCATAGCGACTTCCGTAAGTACAGACCGTGACAGTGTATACAGTGGGCGTAGTCCGGTGAGAGGCGCGGGACTTTAGGCCGGGAACAGGCAACCATCTCTCCCGTCCCTTCTTTGGCCACCACCACATTGTGGACGAAGTTACCTTTCTTATTCAGAAGACTCAACATAAACTTTCTCTCCGTCGAATTCTTCTGGAAGCTTAAGGCCTTGGCGACATCAGGTTCATGTCGATGTGCATGCAGCAGGTGTCTGGAGATGTTAGTCCAAGGTCTTCCacagtacagacaataatgcttATTTGAACTGCCACAGTCGATAACGGGCATTACATTTGTGGCTCTTTGGGCAGCTGTGGTAGAACTGTCCAGATTCTCTGGAGAATGACCATCCTCCCTCTTACATCTCTTTGAAAGACTATGTGCCACAGGGTCTGTCTGGATGTTCGTGTCTTTACTGCTGTCTGAAGGACTGAGTTCTGTCCCCTGCTGGTTAGAGAGAGCTGAAGGCTCATCCACCACGCCACTAGCAGGAGATCTTCTCTTCCCTGGACGATGTGCAATGGAGTCTGTTTGGACGTTCTTATCATTGTTGCAAGAGCTGCTGCCTGAAAAGCTGCCGTCTGAAGAGCTGCCGTCGGCATCAGAAAACTCTTCATCACTCCAGTTAGAGAAATCTGATCCTTCGTCTGATTCCTCGTCACTAAAATCCTAAACATGAAATTGGCAGAAAATATAAATTcctgacaaaaaaataacattcagatcgattttttaagtttaataaaacatttgaatatcatctTACTACCTCTGAATAAGTGGTGAGACTCTTGCGTACTTTTCTACACAGATGTCCTTGGTCCTCAACAGGTTCTCTGGTTTTACTCTGGATTGCAGAGCAGTCTGCAGGTTCTACAGAGAGGAGCTGAGAGTTACTGGTTGGTTCCGACCCTCTGCTGTCAGACTTGAGACACTGAACCTTTGGGCTGGTCACTGGGTCCTCCAGTCTCAGATTGGAGGCCCTGTCTTGCTCATGGTCCTGCTGCGCACAGGGAACCACTACAGAGAGAACTTGAAGGTCACTGTTTGGTTCTGATTCTCTGCTGTCAGACACCAGCTGCTCTTCCTCCTGATTTGTCTGGGGTTCCTCTTGTTTTGGGGGCTCTGTTTCCTCCTGTCCCAGACTGGGTCTCTGCGCCTGCTGCTCttcagaggcagagagaaagggcCTCTGACAGTCTGGAGACAGGGAAGGGAGAATGACTGTCTCCACATCaacaatatgttttatgttttttctcTGTGTTGCAGAGTGGTCTGAATTTTCTACAGAGAGATTTGGTTCTGAAACAGTACTAAGACTTGTTGGCTCTGATACTGTACACATACTGGTTGGTTCTGGTACTGTACATAGACTGGTTGGTTCTAATACTCTACAGAGACTGGTTGATTCTGGTACTGCGCAGAGACTGGTTGGTTCTAATACTCTACAGAGACTGGTTGATTCTGGTACTGCGCAGAGACTGGTTGGTTCTAATACTCTACAGAGACTGGTTGGTTCTGGTACTGCGCAGAGACTGGTTGGTTCTAATACTCTACAAAGACTGGTTGGTTCTGGTACTGCGCAGAGACTGGTTGGTTCTAATACTCTACAGAGACTGGTTTGTTCTGGTACTGCGCAGAGACTGGTTGGTTCTAATACTCTACAGAGACTGGTTGGTTCTAATACTCTACAGAGACTGGTTGGTTCTGGTACTGCGCAGAGACTGGTTGGTTCTGATACTCTGATGAGAAGCTGATCTTCCTGGTTGGTTCGGAACCTCTTTTGTTCCTCTTTGATTGTTGTGGGTTCTGGGTCCTGCTGCTCAGGGGGCACCTGTTTTTCAGAGAGGGGAAGGGCTGAAGTGTGTGAAAGGTGAATGGGTCCCTCCATCCCATCATtgtgttcatttacattttcaatcagACCTGCAGAACAGTCTAGGTTTGCTACAGAGGCCCTTGATTTCCAGAGACTCGTTGGTTGTGATACACTGATTTTAGACTCCAGCTCCTGAAAATGCTCTTTCTTCTGACACATCCTCGGTTCTTCCACTTCCTCTTTAATACATATGGGACCAGTTTTTTCCTGCTTCTGACAGGGGCTCATCTTCCACTGCTCAGCAAGAACCTCCTCTTCTGTGACAGAAAGGGCCAGAGGGACAGTAGGCAGAATGTGTCCTTCTGACCCACCAACCCATTCTGGATCACTGCAAAGACTGGTTGGTTCTGACACTATCCACAGACTGGTTGGTTCTGACACTGTGATTTCAGACTCTAGAATTTGCCGCTGCTCTTCCTGCTGACTGGTCCAgtgttcctcctcttcctctttaatGTGTGTGGTCCCTGGGTCCTCCTGCCCCAGAGTGGGGCTACGCTCACAGTGCTGAGAATGCTCAGGGGGGCCCTCCTCTTCAGAAGGAGTGAGGGAGGCCCGCTGTAGGACTggagaaaaggaaaagagaagaAGAATCTCTACTGCCCCATCAACACATACTCTGTTATCACACTGAGCTGTGGAAAGGTCTGGATCTACCACAGAGAGGGCCTGGTGGTGACCCGTGGGTTCTGATACTCCATAGTCCTCTTTATCATATTCTGTTTTGATCTGTTTTGTGTTGGTGTACAAAGAGTCCTCCCTGTTCTCCAGGGCTGGCCTTTGGTCCATGTGTTGGGGCAGAAGTGGGTACTGATCATTGTCACTTTTACTCACACAGGCAGAAATAAATTGTAAGTCTTTGGTATCCGTCTCTTGTCTGGTCTGGAGGTCCTTCTGCTTTTTAATCTGTGGGGTCGCTGCATCCTCCTGCCCCATATTGGAGCTCCTCTCAGGAGTCCGCTCATCAtcaaagacagggagagagaactgCTGGGAGTCTAGAGGAAtggggaaaaatgaaagaaaatgataCTAGCCAACTCTTTTCCTACATAGAACAACACTTGATTAATAGTTCTGTTGCCCACGGAGTCTGATTAAATTTGAGGTGTCATTACATATAATTGCAAACCTGTTCTGTGTAACTTGATTTCGGGGTTGAAAACCAAATCCAACAGCCTCTTTAGACGTTTGTTTTCCTCATTTGAGCGGTTGATTTCTTCCAGGTACTCGCTTACCTTACGTTCAAAAACAACGGATGTCTCCAACGCTACCGCTGTTAAACGCTCCGTAAGAAACGCATTTAAGAACTGTAACTGAGACATTTGGTAGCCAAATATAGTCACGTTGCAAACAAACAACTCCACACCATAATTTTCATCCCGCTTCTTCTTCGAATCAGTATTGCCTGAACGCAAACAACCTTGTAGGTGTAtataccgccacctactgttCCTCTGGTTTGTGCGGCTTGTAATGGCATCACCTATCTCTTAAACCGACATCGTAAAACCTAGTCGTGTTTTTCTCACGGCTGCAGGGAGTATACAGTCTATGGCAGGGAGATGTTTTGAGCAGGGGTGCTGATAAAGTATGATCTCGTGGTGTACATAAACGCACTGGCGACGCGAAACGGTGGCGGACAGAATATTTTAATAGAACATGTGAATATAATTTTAGTACATTTGAATAAGTGGTGTCCACGTGTCTAATATCATTTCTGAGTTACAGTTTTGACTTAAAGCTGTTTTCAAATTTTTGGTAAGACTTGAAAAAGACTAATGGGGGGTGCAACAAAAAGATAGTGATCAGAGAAATTGGTTTCAGTCAATACAGTTTATTCAAACATTATTAAGCCCATTGTTcagaaacacccaaacacacacaatgtttaatgtttaaatcAATAGCATCTACAAAATAATCTATCAGTGGAAGGTACTATTTTGTGTCCCTTTTCTTTTACTTTGTGTGGCCACACTTTCTCTTACATAAACAGGTAAAACAGGTAAGGAAAAGGGGAGACAGAAATGTGAAACGTTAACAAGTTCACTGGATAAATAAACATATGCAGGGGACAATGTTCTCTGATACAGCAACTTCTTAATATTTTCCCCCCTATTTTCTGACAAAAAAAACCATACTGGGTGCATTCCCACTTCAATTTTCAGACCTGTCTTTTTGTGGGCTTTAACGCCTGTATAAAGCAATTATATAGCCCATAGAGGCCAGCTGACCAATAGCACATAAATGAACCCTTTACGAGACACTTTCAATGGTTCTGTCACGACTCTTACACACACTGATGTAGTCACCCTTGCTGGCTGGGAGAGGGAGGCCCTCCTGACGGAGGAGAGGCGTGCAGAAACTGTGGGAGTTGGTGCGTGTGAGGAGTGGGTCAATGTAGGACCACTCCCTCCCTTTCCTTGTCTCCGACTCCATCTCTATCTGAAGCTTGAGCTGCTTGACTGACGGGCGTCTGCGTCCTTTTACCTCTGGCCTCCAacagctgttgctgtgaaaaGGAACCTGTATTGTGCTGACTCCACCCACCTCCTCTGCCTCCAGCCGCGGTCTGCCGTGGTCCTCGCCCTCCTCTCTGCCACCCCTGTCATCTCCCGGACCCTCGGCCCTTGACCCAGGTGGACGCCCGGTGCTACGCTGGCCCGTCTCCTGTGTTACCTTCTGCGTGGTCCTCTGCGGCCTGCGGGTGGCGCTGTTGCTGCAGTACACAGACCGGGGCACCGGCCTGGCCTTGAAaaccctcttctcctctctgggTGCCTGGTTCCCCAACTCAGCTTCAATCCTccgctccctcctcctcctctctctctccaagaAGCTGAACGGCCTCGGGGGTGAGCAGGAGCCGGCACAACGGTTGTCGTCGCGGACGTGCAGGTAACTACAGCGGCCACTGACGTGCCTATCGTACTGGTTGCCAACCCGGTTGCCCAGAGGCCGGCCTGGGCGTCGGCCAATGACGGCGCAGAGCGGCAGGCGGGTGTGTGCCGGTGCAGGGGAGGCCCGGAACTTCACGCCACACTCCCTCAGCTCGTCCAGCTCCCGCCGCAGCACGGAGTTCTCCAGCTCCACATCTGAGCGCGTCCGCACCTTGAGAACACCACAAACAAATCAACAAATCAACAAGGCGCTCCAAGGACCAAAGCGCCCGCAGAGAAATCAGAAACACACCCATGAGCAGTTATTACTGTTTCCATGCCAGGGTTCCTTAAGCAGGGTCCCaaacagtgaaaaaaaaactgtagagAGCAACACATTATTATCAAAAAGGTTTCTCAcctttcttctcttcttctcctcctcccgcACCATCATCTTGAAGGGTTGGGGGACGGTGGCTGTCCCCCTGGAGTAATTACGGCCTCCTAACCCACAGCAGTTCTTGTCTCTGGTTCGACACCCCGTCTTCCCCGGGCCTCCATCCAGGCTTCCCCTCTCGGGGCAGCAACTTCTCATCTGGAGCTCAATGTGGACCTGGCTCCTGGATGAGGCCGTGGCCGACGGCTGTTTGTGGGCTGCGGTGCTGGTGGTGGAGGACGTGGCCTTCAGACGGCAGGGTGGAGTGTCCTCCCTGTGTTGGCGAATAAAAGTCCAACAAAGCCTCAGTGTTTTGTTGCAGAACAACCAATCCCCGGATTTAACTGTGGTCTGACGGTGGGTAACGTGGGAACTGAACGAGCGAGCAGTCGAGCCATATGGCAAAAAAACGTGGAGCGCATCGATGTATCGACGGAGAATTTTGTGTAAATGGAATTACAGCGGTTAcgaacaatttcaaattatgatGATCCAAACATCGTCAGAATCTCCCTTGGATTTCCAGAATCAGGGTGGATTAAGATACGGAACAAttgaagacatttatttaatgttgcaACTCTACCTTGGACTGTTTCTGAGTGGTTTCTCTTTCCGGGTACAGGACCCAGGTGTCGGTCTGTCCTCTACAATCACAAAGAGACAAAACactatttacaaatggtacCACAAAGCACACACTGCCAATGATCTCTGTATACATGATCACACAGGGAAAAGGCCTTTTATTTACTTACATTctaataattattaaaatacattttcttagtgGTTAGATGGGACAGTGTAGAAAGGTAGGACAAGATGTTGTTCTAAATTAAATCAGATTTTATTTAGAACACCATTAATTAAATCTGATTCATTATCACCCTTTTTAGTGAACTATTCAGAAAAAATGATAGACATTTATGGGTAGATTAGCATCTTCTATTACAATAGAGCATGTTATTCAGATGCTATTTACAGGTAACCCCTGACCTTCTGAGTGATCTAGCACCAGTTCATAATGATTATCTTCCTCCTCTTGGCTAACACCGGACTCTGAATGGTCCGACATGCCACTGGAGGTCTCATCATGGAAGTTAAGCTCCTCGTCCGAGAGAATTCTCTGCAGTCGCCTACCTGGCAAGGGACCACAGCTCTTCGATGTCACACTGAAAGACCGAATAGATTGAAGGTGAGTTATGGTTAGCAAGGCATCCATTGAGACTTtcatcatccatccaccccaTCAGTCTTTCATCATCCATCCATTAATCATTCATCCTTTAATAATCCACCTATTCAGCCATCTATCCACCCATTCAGCCTTTCATCATTCATCCAATCAACCATTTTAGACATGGGTCTGGGATCCTGTACATCTCTCTAAACACTCATCCTCCTCATCAACTTTCTCAACCTCTGACCTTTGACAAATGTACATCTTTTCCAGGTCAGCCATGTTCCTCAGGTGGGCTCTCTTAAGGTCCTCAAGCCTCTGGTAGTATTCCTGGTGGAGAAGAAGACCCGCCTTTGGACCACGTTCATCCTAATATACATCCAGACCATGTTCATTCTAATATACATCCAGACCACGTTCATTCTAATATACATCTAGACCACATTCATTCTAATATACATCCAGACCACGTTCATTCTAATATACATCCAGACCACGTTCATTCTAATATACATCCAGACCACGTTCATTCTAATATACATCCAGACCACATTCATTCTAATTTACATCCAGACCACGTTCATTCTAATTTACATCCAGACCACGTTCATTCTAATACACATCCAGACCACGTTCATTCTAATATACATCCAGACCACATTCATTCTAATATACATCCAGACCACATTAATTTTAATATACATCCAGACCACGTTCATACTACTGTACATTCAGATGGATTTATGTCTTCTAGACCAATGATTGCTTTGCCATTTGGGACCTTTCAACTGTAAGATTTTACTTGGATGAAAAAAGAGCATGATGACGTCGTTTGTTGGCTACCTGGTTGGAGAAGTAGACCCGTCGCAGGCCTGAGCACGGCTCTCTCTCCACCCCGTATCCTTCCTCCAGAGACAGGGACTGCTTCATGTTGTCTTGTCTGTCCTCTGAGTCTGCATTATCGAACTCCTGAAACATTACAAAGACGCATCTGTTTCATTTGTTACACATTGTTCTTGGGCAGGTAGGCTTGTATTTGGAGTCTGTCAGCATGAGGATCTACtggtgtctgtcaacatgagAAACAAAAATGCGTCGGAGGAAATCAAGGTACCCATTATGGGCCGAAATGTGTGGTTTTTCACTCAAACAGGTGTTGGAGACAAATTTGTCTTGAACACGGGAGTGAACGAGATAGGTTGACTTAATGGAGAGTGCATTTCAAGCGGCTGAAAGCGCCAATAAATTCACGCCATTAACCGTAACCTTAACCCaagacaaatgtacattttccacCAGTAGTAGCCAACAAAAAGAAACTCACTGAATGAAaaccgtaaaaaaaaaattaagaaaggCACGTGACGCTTCAAAGACGCCGACCTGACCTCATCCTCACGGCCCTGACGCAGGTGTCGTCCTCCATAAGAGACTGGTTCTGGCCCGTACAGAGCCAGCAGCTCGTTGCTTCGCAGAGATGGTGAACGGTAGATACCGTCgatgtctttgtttttcctgGACAAGCCTGTCTCTCGAACAGCGGCCCTGACGTCGCTGTCGTTCTCTCGTTGTCGCCTCATGTCAAACGGACGGTTGATTTCCAGTCTCGTGTCCCCGGGTTAAATCAGGGTGTTGCAGCGTGGGTCTGCTGATCTCAGAAGCTGTGGTGTACTGACTGGATTCACTGTACAGCATCAGGGagttactgacacacacacacacacacacacacggcggATCATCCTCGGGCTTGAGGCCTGGGTGCAGGAATTGTGATTTTACTGTTTCAGGAGCGAtgcgacgcacacacacacacacggagaatGCACAGAATTAATGTCACTTCCCAACTGTTCTCCATATGGCAGAGTAAAGCCTTAACCGTGCTTTAAGACCTACTGACATGATAAAGAGTGAGATATCCAACCGTGAACCAAACAGCAGACCCCTTACAATCAGGTTTAAAGATTAACAAATGCCCTGGATTACATTGAAAGTGTTCATCTGGCCCTGCAGAATGTAGATATACTGTCTGCTCTGTTGCTGGGGCAAAACCACGTCAGGAAGAAAGGTGGAAGAATGGCGCCCTGTTCTACCAGGTTCTCTCAAACTCGGGTACTCCAGGGAATCCACGACATattaatatgtatattttatctTTGTTACCAGCAACAAAACCAGATTAACCAGATTTTGACCAAGCGATCTGTGTGAAAGGTTTATAGGATAAAATGAATCAAAAGAAATGCTGGTATCTTCAGGATTCCACCAGTTCAAGTGTTTGTAATATCTCTTGTATTtacctcaaataaaaaaagaataaaacagATTCATTGTAAATTTTCAAAACGGCAAAGTGTTCTGGCTGCTTTATGGAAATGCAGGAAATCAGCATGCAAGCCCAACATTTTCTCTCCGTTGCCCAGAGGCGggcataaataataaatgttgagCCAGTTTGGGCTTGTTCAAAGTAGAGTACTATCCAGAGGTACCCACTTTTTATGAGTGTTGTTTGACTCTGAGGTGAATGATGAATCAAGATTTTGGTCCGACCTTAAAAACTGTTCCAGTCATGGTCCAGGGAGGCAACTGAAGGTTTAAATCATCTTCATTCAAAACCCTTTCATCACCAGGTGAACAGCGGTTGAAAACATAAGTGCAATGCAGAGCAGTGTGGGTAAATAGAGTTCACCCAACTTGCTGATAG from Esox lucius isolate fEsoLuc1 chromosome 5, fEsoLuc1.pri, whole genome shotgun sequence harbors:
- the LOC105008424 gene encoding uncharacterized protein LOC105008424 isoform X1, translated to MSQLQFLNAFLTERLTAVALETSVVFERKVSEYLEEINRSNEENKRLKRLLDLVFNPEIKLHRTDSQQFSLPVFDDERTPERSSNMGQEDAATPQIKKQKDLQTRQETDTKDLQFISACVSKSDNDQYPLLPQHMDQRPALENREDSLYTNTKQIKTEYDKEDYGVSEPTGHHQALSVVDPDLSTAQCDNRVCVDGAVEILLLFSFSPVLQRASLTPSEEEGPPEHSQHCERSPTLGQEDPGTTHIKEEEEEHWTSQQEEQRQILESEITVSEPTSLWIVSEPTSLCSDPEWVGGSEGHILPTVPLALSVTEEEVLAEQWKMSPCQKQEKTGPICIKEEVEEPRMCQKKEHFQELESKISVSQPTSLWKSRASVANLDCSAGLIENVNEHNDGMEGPIHLSHTSALPLSEKQVPPEQQDPEPTTIKEEQKRFRTNQEDQLLIRVSEPTSLCAVPEPTSLCRVLEPTSLCRVLEPTSLCAVPEQTSLCRVLEPTSLCAVPEPTSLCRVLEPTSLCAVPEPTSLCRVLEPTSLCAVPESTSLCRVLEPTSLCAVPESTSLCRVLEPTSLCTVPEPTSMCTVSEPTSLSTVSEPNLSVENSDHSATQRKNIKHIVDVETVILPSLSPDCQRPFLSASEEQQAQRPSLGQEETEPPKQEEPQTNQEEEQLVSDSRESEPNSDLQVLSVVVPCAQQDHEQDRASNLRLEDPVTSPKVQCLKSDSRGSEPTSNSQLLSVEPADCSAIQSKTREPVEDQGHLCRKVRKSLTTYSEDFSDEESDEGSDFSNWSDEEFSDADGSSSDGSFSGSSSCNNDKNVQTDSIAHRPGKRRSPASGVVDEPSALSNQQGTELSPSDSSKDTNIQTDPVAHSLSKRCKREDGHSPENLDSSTTAAQRATNVMPVIDCGSSNKHYCLYCGRPWTNISRHLLHAHRHEPDVAKALSFQKNSTERKFMLSLLNKKGNFVHNVVVAKEGTGEMVACSRPKVPRLSPDYAHCIHCHGLYLRKSLWLHIKHCPQCPQVHMPKPGERKRILSNIKSMSCPKPDYVSTGLWELVCGMTIGEVSLVVRNDQHILLCGEEMFNKLQSHEKSVKPISQRLRNSARLLIAARECTPLRSFDDFVLPANLHHVITAVKAVAGYNEENKVYDRPSLALALGQSLLNIARTVELCALKSGQQMIAESAEKFQTFKWHEVIMAGALSTLNEQRYTKCSIRVEPKRTQLAMGRVKWTDAEIAAVEKRMMPFLKSATTPRKKDCVKCLQSEPEALKGRTWSGIKFYIHNRIRSRQ
- the LOC105008424 gene encoding uncharacterized protein LOC105008424 isoform X2 yields the protein MSQLQFLNAFLTERLTAVALETSVVFERKVSEYLEEINRSNEENKRLKRLLDLVFNPEIKLHRTDSQQFSLPVFDDERTPERSSNMGQEDAATPQIKKQKDLQTRQETDTKDLQFISACVSKSDNDQYPLLPQHMDQRPALENREDSLYTNTKQIKTEYDKEDYGVSEPTGHHQALSVVDPDLSTAQCDNRVCVDGAVEILLLFSFSPVLQRASLTPSEEEGPPEHSQHCERSPTLGQEDPGTTHIKEEEEEHWTSQQEEQRQILESEITVSEPTSLWIVSEPTSLCSDPEWVGGSEGHILPTVPLALSVTEEEVLAEQWKMSPCQKQEKTGPICIKEEVEEPRMCQKKEHFQELESKISVSQPTSLWKSRASVANLDCSAGLIENVNEHNDGMEGPIHLSHTSALPLSEKQVPPEQQDPEPTTIKEEQKRFRTNQEDQLLIRVSEPTSLCAVPEPTSLCRVLEPTSLCRVLEPTSLCAVPEQTSLCRVLEPTSLCAVPEPTSLCRVLEPTSLCAVPEPTSLCRVLEPTSLCAVPESTSLCRVLEPTSLCAVPESTSLCRVLEPTSLCTVPEPTSMCTVSEPTSLSTVSEPNLSVENSDHSATQRKNIKHIVDVETVILPSLSPDCQRPFLSASEEQQAQRPSLGQEETEPPKQEEPQTNQEEEQLVSDSRESEPNSDLQVLSVVVPCAQQDHEQDRASNLRLEDPVTSPKVQCLKSDSRGSEPTSNSQLLSVEPADCSAIQSKTREPVEDQGHLCRKVRKSLTTYSEDFSDEESDEGSDFSNWSDEEFSDADGSSSDGSFSGSSSCNNDKNVQTDSIAHRPGKRRSPASGVVDEPSALSNQQGTELSPSDSSKDTNIQTDPVAHSLSKRCKREDGHSPENLDSSTTAAQRATNVMPVIDCGSSNKHYCLYCGRPWTNISRHLLHAHRHEPDVAKALSFQKNSTERKFMLSLLNKKGNFVHNVVVAKEGTGEMVACSRPKVPRLSPDYAHCIHCHGLYLRKSLWLHIKHCPQCPQVHMPKPGERKRILSNIKSMSCPKPDYVSTGLWELVCGMTIGEVSLVVRNDQHILLCGEEMFNKLQSHEKSVKPISQRLRNSARLLIAARECTPLRSFDDFVLPANLHHVITAVKAVAGYNEENKVYDRPSLALALGQSLLNIARTVELCALKSGQQMIAESAEKFQTFKWHETQNVPSVLSQKEPSWPWEGSSGPMQK
- the LOC105008417 gene encoding protein FAM161A-like; its protein translation is MRRQRENDSDVRAAVRETGLSRKNKDIDGIYRSPSLRSNELLALYGPEPVSYGGRHLRQGREDEEFDNADSEDRQDNMKQSLSLEEGYGVEREPCSGLRRVYFSNQEYYQRLEDLKRAHLRNMADLEKMYICQSVTSKSCGPLPGRRLQRILSDEELNFHDETSSGMSDHSESGVSQEEEDNHYELVLDHSEEDRPTPGSCTRKEKPLRNSPREDTPPCRLKATSSTTSTAAHKQPSATASSRSQVHIELQMRSCCPERGSLDGGPGKTGCRTRDKNCCGLGGRNYSRGTATVPQPFKMMVREEEKKRRKVRTRSDVELENSVLRRELDELRECGVKFRASPAPAHTRLPLCAVIGRRPGRPLGNRVGNQYDRHVSGRCSYLHVRDDNRCAGSCSPPRPFSFLERERRRRERRIEAELGNQAPREEKRVFKARPVPRSVYCSNSATRRPQRTTQKVTQETGQRSTGRPPGSRAEGPGDDRGGREEGEDHGRPRLEAEEVGGVSTIQVPFHSNSCWRPEVKGRRRPSVKQLKLQIEMESETRKGREWSYIDPLLTRTNSHSFCTPLLRQEGLPLPASKGDYISVCKSRDRTIESVS